Proteins encoded in a region of the Odocoileus virginianus isolate 20LAN1187 ecotype Illinois chromosome 9, Ovbor_1.2, whole genome shotgun sequence genome:
- the SLC35C2 gene encoding solute carrier family 35 member C2, which yields MGRCAPDVAFVWRALLTLGLVLLYYCFSIGITFYNKWLTKSFHFPLFMTMLHLAVIFLFSALSRALVQCSSHRARVVLSWPDYLRRVAPTALATALDVGLSNWSFLYITVSLYTMTKSSAVLFILIFSLIFKLEELRAALVLVVLLIAGGLFMFTYKSTQFNIEGFALVLGASFIGGIRWTLTQMLLQKAELGLQNPIDTMFHLQPLMFLGLFPLFAVFEGLHLSTSEKIFRFQDTGLLLRVLGSLFLGGILAFGLGFSEFLLVSRTSSLTLSIAGIFKEVCTLLLAAHLLGDQISLLNWLGFALCLSGISLHIALKALHARGDGAPKPLKGLGSNPDLELLLRSSQPEDEDNEEEEYFVAQGQQ from the exons ATGGGGAGGTGCGCCCCCGACGTGGCCTTCGTGTGGAGGGCGCTGCTGACCCTGGGGCTGGTGCTGCTCTACTACTGCTTCTCCATCGGCATCACCTTCTACAACAAGTGGCTGACCAAG AGCTTCCACTTCCCCCTCTTCATGACGATGCTGCACTTGGCCGTGATCTTCCTGTTCTCCGCCCTGTCCAGGGCCCTGGTTCAGTGCTCCAGCCACAGGGCCCGCGTGGTGCTGAGCTGGCCCGACTACCTCAGAAGAGTGGCTCCCACAG CACTGGCCACAGCGCTGGATGTGGGCCTGTCCAATTGGAGCTTCCTCTACATCACCGTCTCGCT GTACACAATGACCAAGTCCTCAGCCGTCCTCTTCATCCTCATCTTCTCTCTGATCTTCAAGCTGGAGGAGCTG CGCGCGGCGCTAGTCTTGGTGGTCCTGCTCATCGCCGGGGGCCTCTTCATGTTCACCTACAAGTCCACGCAGTTCAACATCGAGGGCTTCGCCTTGGTGCTGGGCGCCTCGTTCATCGGCGGCATTCGCTGGACCCTCACGCAGATGCTCCTGCAGAAGGCGGAACTTG GACTCCAGAATCCCATCGACACCATGTTCCACCTGCAGCCACTCATGTTCCTGGGACTCTTCCCTCTCTTTGCCGTGTTTGAAG GTCTCCATTTGTCCACATCTGAGAAAATCTTCCGTTTCCAGGACACAGGGCTGCTCCTGCGGGTGCTCGGGAGCCTCTTCCTTGGCGGGATTCTCGCCTTTGGTTTGGGCTTCTCTGAGTTCCTCCTGGTCTCCAGGACCTCCAGCCTCACTCTCTCCATCGCCGGCATTTTTAAG GAAGTCTGCACTTTGCTGTTGGCAGCACATCTGCTCGGTGACCAGATCAGCCTCCTGAACTGGCTGGGCTTCGCCCTCTGCCTCTCAGGAATCTCTCTGCACATCGCCCTGAAAGCCCTGCACGCCAGAG GCGACGGCGCCCCTAAGCCCCTGAAAGGGCTGGGCTCCAACCCCGACCTGGAGCTGCTGCTCCGGAGCAGCCAGCCAGAGGATGAGGACAACGAGGAGGAGGAATACTTCGTGGCCCAGGGGCAGCAGTGA